A single Polyodon spathula isolate WHYD16114869_AA chromosome 6, ASM1765450v1, whole genome shotgun sequence DNA region contains:
- the LOC121316902 gene encoding clavesin-2, protein MTHLQAGLSPETLEKSKVELKENPDTLHQDIQEVRDMIITRPDIGFLRTDDAFILRFLRARKFNHFEAFRLLAQYFEYRQQNLDMFKNFKATDPGIKQALKDGFPGVLSNLDHYGRKILVLFAANWDQSRYTFVDILRAILLSLEAMIEDPELQVNGFVLIIDWSNFTFKQASKLTPSMLRLAIEGLQDSFPARFGGIHFVNQPWYIHALYTVIRPFLKEKTRKRIFMHGNNLNSLHQLIHPEILPSEFGGMLPPYDMGTWARTLLDHEYDDDSEYNPESYSLAVEELEKDLSPKTMKRSQSVVEPGVLKRPDKEKREEENMQPLLSLD, encoded by the exons atgactcattTACAAGCGGGCTTGTCCCCCGAAACCCTGGAGAAATCTAAGGTGGAGCTGAAAGAGAACCCAGACACTTTGCACCAGGATATTCAGGAAGTGAGGGACATGATCATCACCCGTCCAGACATTGGCTTTCTCAGGACAGACGATGCCTTCATCCTGCGATTCCTCAGAGCGAGGAAATTTAACCATTTCGAGGCGTTCAGGTTACTCGCTCAGTATTTCGAATACCGCCAGCAGAATCTGGATATGTTCAAAAACTTCAAAGCAACAGACCCGGGCATTAAACAGGCTCTGAAAGATGGCTTTCCAGGAGTGCTATCCAATCTGGACCACTATGGCAGGAAAATCTTGGTTCTCTTTGCTGCAAACTGGGACCAGAGCAG GTATACATTTGTAGATATTTTGCGGGCAATCCTTTTATCCCTGGAAGCCATGATTGAAGATCCAGAGCTGCAGGTGAACGGATTTGTTTTGATCATAGACTGGAGCAACTTCACCTTCAAGCAAGCCTCAAAACTAACGCCAAGCATGCTGCGCCTAGCCATAGAAGGCCTTCAg GATAGCTTTCCTGCTCGATTCGGGGGAATTCATTTTGTTAATCAGCCATGGTACATCCACGCTCTCTACACAGTCATACGGCCTTTTCTAAAGGAAAAGACAAGGAAaagg ATATTTATGCATGGCAACAATCTGAACAGCTTGCATCAGCTTATTCACCCTGAGATCCTGCCTTCTGAATTTGGAGGGATGCTGCCACCATATGACATGGGCACCTGGGCGCGAACACTTCTAGACCACGAGTATGACGACGATAGTGAATACAACCCAGAATCGTACAGTCTGGCAGTGGAAGAGCTGGAGAAAGATTTATCTCCAAAAACCATGAAGAG ATCGCAGTCAGTGGTGGAACCTGGAGTCTTAAAGCGTCCGGATAAGGAAAAACGTGAAGAGGAGAACATGCAGCCCTTACTTTCACTTGACTAA